The following proteins come from a genomic window of Kitasatospora cineracea:
- a CDS encoding aminotransferase class IV, translating to MAPPGPDAHSGRASRPAPWPALRVRTVTYERELPHLKHAATLGLTYQTLQARKSGFDDVLFVGRDGFVREGSVWNAAFWDGEQVLWPDAPVLPGITMQLLQAALTRVGVPWSTRRLTTGDLPALRAAAATNSHCPNQPLAAIDRVLFPGGDTGLTEVLAAAWAEVPWDSV from the coding sequence ATGGCACCCCCGGGACCGGACGCTCATTCGGGTCGCGCATCCCGTCCCGCTCCGTGGCCGGCCCTGCGGGTCCGCACGGTGACGTACGAGCGCGAGCTGCCGCACCTCAAGCACGCTGCGACCCTGGGGCTCACCTACCAGACGCTCCAGGCCCGGAAGTCGGGCTTCGATGACGTCCTGTTCGTCGGCCGGGACGGATTCGTGCGCGAGGGCTCGGTGTGGAACGCGGCGTTCTGGGACGGGGAGCAGGTCCTGTGGCCCGACGCTCCGGTGCTGCCCGGCATCACCATGCAACTGCTGCAGGCCGCCTTGACCCGCGTCGGCGTGCCGTGGTCGACCCGCCGGCTGACGACCGGCGACCTTCCCGCCCTGCGGGCCGCCGCAGCGACCAACTCCCACTGCCCCAACCAGCCCCTGGCTGCCATCGACCGGGTTCTCTTCCCCGGCGGCGACACCGGACTGACCGAGGTCCTCGCCGCGGCCTGGGCCGAGGTCCCCTGGGACTCCGTCTGA